The following DNA comes from Cucumis sativus cultivar 9930 chromosome 7, Cucumber_9930_V3, whole genome shotgun sequence.
CACAAAGCCAAAGGTAATCACATccgaaaagaaaaaggtttaCACCTCAAGATTTGGGTCGACCAACCaaattggtaaatattttactataagaATTTTTGGCAATtctgacattttttttatcccaGCGCATAATTAATTTACGTGGAcaaaagttttagaaattcatacatttttttatacatatttatgcCGACGTAAGTTTTATACATATGACGACGCACAAACAACGTCAACATAAgttgtaaaaacaaaaacctcatacatttttttacatatttatgcCGATGCAAGATTCTACATATGACGacgaaaaaaatgtcaacgtaggttttaaaaacgaaaaattcatacattcttttacatatttatgCTGATgcataatttatatatatgaccaacatttttttttcgtcataaaagtgaaaattctTGTAGTGTTTACTGATTGAGACATAATTGAGCTTACACTTAATATAACACCCTATTATCATCAACAAAGGAGAGCTCTGACCTTACTTCTCACATGTTTTTATTGACATATACATCCCCTATACTACATACACTAGTGTGATGATCTCTATAGATGACTGCTACAAAAGTGAGATTTAGGCGAACGAGAAATGGGTCGAAGGTCAAGCCTTTAAGGAACCCACACTACTagaaaaaatgagttttaatGACACTACTAATCAAAACATTGTgtcgttgaaaataaaaaaggggtgGGGTGAGGTAAATtgtgttgttgaaaataaaaatacatattatttcTCGACACAGTTTTATtgatacaatttaatttattttgacaCAATTTTTGCGTTGTTAATCAAcgacaaattattttaatgacaatgtaatttacaaatgaaaaaacctcaaatttcaaaattttttagtttcccTTCTTTACcatacatgtattacaattaatttacattttggATTATTGCAAAACATTTACcgataatttacattttattatcaataaaagaaTCGTTCTAAACATATATGGGTAAGTTGAATCATGCATTTAATTTATCTATATCCATCATTTATATGTAAAAAAGTATATGTTATGACTTGAAAAATAACGATCCCAAACAAGTTTCGACATATAAGCCTTTATTAAACAAGAATACAGTTGTAATCATCATAGGTTGGCCTAgtggttaaattttaaaaaattaactaagtGGTCATGGATTCAATCCATGTTAATATATTGACATTAATGACACAACCTTGACGTAACCTAAGCATCTGTAGCGACACATTCTTCGAAGTGTCGTTAAATAGTATTTCTTGACACAAACTTTGCATCGTTGAAGCCCAATTTTTCAGTAGTGGGGTCACGACAACAAACACGAACAATATCTAATTAACAACAATATGCATGTGTTATGGATTTTTACAATGGGActatatatgaattttagaATCCTTAAACATATCTCATGTTATGTAGTGCATGTTTCCCTTTACCTACAATTTACTGTGCAGCCCTTTCCAATTCTTTTCTCACAATATCATcccaaataataattgttgTGGATATATAAGGACTTAAacacaaataatttatatccATTAATTATTGTTCAATGTTCATACATAAcctccatttatttatttaattaatctcttGATGAATTGcatttttcataacaaaaatGCCAATAGAACTTTTGATTCAAATACATTGTGTATAgatctcttttttaaaaaattaattgataaccAACCCCTCAAATCTTAATAtctaaaaaagagaagatttGGTATCTAACTTTTTGATAGATTCACTTAATTATGTGGGTACAACAGTTTGAAACAATAATCATGGTGTTAGGATCTTAaacattgaaattaataattttgattttgtactttttataaGATTTGTGTGCTTTTTATTTGGCTGAAGTTGGACTAATTATATAAACTTCCCAATGTTGAAAAGTCCAATAATTGAGAGTATACTGTCACAAAGGCAATACAccaacttttattattattattatgtgaTAAACGTTAGTAATtatgaaagtaaaattttatttattgaatattatGTTAAGATAATGTACTCTaggttttctaaaatttcaaaaataatctTCTCAACCATacgttttaaatttattcttcttttgaaaaaaatgggtAAAATTGTTTTGGAGGTCAAATAGGTCTATCAACATACCTTGGACACAAAATCAAAGGCTAAAAAAGAGATATATGTGTTTAATAggttcttcaatttttttttaaaaaatgttagggtgatattgattttaagctaaaagttttattaaattaaactttaaacttccAAAATTGAATCAATTTGTATCCTTTAATAGTTAATTGTCATATATATAGATCTAAGAGAAATCTTAGCTTAGTGTGTATGAAAGgtattaactattttaaaacaaaatataccaattgaatataaattgatatagctattattatcatttaatttggacaaaaaagaaaaaaaaaacttgaatgcTATTAAATCACGATGGTGAATTTATAGAGAATGTTGACTTAGATTGTTTAATAGAATTTTCAAGTTGCACTCTTGGAGAAGAAACGATAATCTATCGAGTCAAAAAGTATGCTCAATTTTGTATTTCGCTACCTCAACTTTGACCTCGACTGAACATCTTCATTACGTTAAATCTTGAGCTTTAAGTGTGACTATAGGTCGGAGAATGGTAAAAATGCCATGTTGGACATTTGTCAATGGTCAACCTTACCCTTGGCCTCGACTACTGACTTGAACCAGACTCAAGCTAATCCCCTTTTCCTAAGCccaattttggtttttagttgGTGTCACTTTCAACGTTATCATATGCTTCTTCTTGACTTTGTCATTTATAAATGTCAATTAAATCTTTTGGTCTAAAATCATCCgtaacaattattattttgagaaattaaattggttttgaACATTTGTtagttagaaaattttaaaatttaaactaatacaattaataattcaaaattttatttgttataatgtatctaaaatttacaaattaatatttgtactattcattttaattcCAACATAACGCATGaagttatataattatttaagcATGTAGCTTATACACGTAGAAAGGATATACCCTAATTACCTAACTAATAGGTCACTCTCAAAATAGATCAAAGTTTAAACTGATAGcgatgttttcaaaatttgaaattgtatcAACCGAAACGACCGACAAGATAAACTGAATCGAAAagtttggtttaattttttgtttcttttgaatgCATAAATGTAATCCTCCAATCGTACAATATGAAAAGTATACTTTCCAAGCAACTTGGTAtcaatggaaagaaaatgaaatggtcAGCGCCAGCCTTTATAAAACAACTGATCTTCATTGCATATCCCATCATATGTCCCACTGCTAggtttttttgttcaaaattatggtcagtttttttttttaaatttgttgcaATTACATACACGTATTTAAGATTTTgagaattttaatttctcaagCCAATTTgccaatttgattttttgaacCCCAGTGGAAATGGGACCATCACTACATTAAACTTTACAGCCTTTTCTATTTCGACCTATCATTATAACAATGTGACTTTTCATACACCTTAATGAGTAAGCCACATCTTTGTAATAGGATAGATATTACAACTTAAAGTACATATTTAGTTACCATTGGGAGTTGAGGTGTTCTAAAAATTGGGTAATAATGAAATTACTGTAGAATTAGGATGTTGATGTATTGCCAATTACATGATTAACTTTGTGGTTAAAACATGCATGTATTATATCTACTTACCAATTTGATCAATATGGTTTGATCTGTTTAGGACATTATAATCACAATATTTGTTACATTAattagataaaagaaaatattattagtacaagtgaaaaataatattgatttttcgAGTCGTGCAATAATGTCCCACTACAATGTATACTAAAGCTTGTTGGTACTCATAAAAGAGTGGGATAAAATGGTGATAGTAAAATATTTCCCCATCGAACTCATCATTGTCATCTGTTCTGTTGGATGTGGAAGTTTGGATAACTACACTATTTTCGCACTAAAAATTGTCTCATATATATGCGAAATATTTTCTCCCCacatctttatcttttttcctctatttatttgaattatcttgttatataaagaaaatactcGATTCTAACTTTACTCTTACAATCGTGTAGATACGAGGTAGGTTATGGTAATCTTGAAAAATCGTTGACATAGATGATTTGCATCAACGTCGTATACTAAAATTGGTTCCATGATAGGGAGTGTTTTATATTAccatgacaaaataaaaactagacGTCTTCTCATCTTTTTAACGTGGATCATTCACAccatttcaaacaattaaatgattaattaatatatggaAATgcatgatttataaatattcgtGTATGAAATCTCAGAATTTGTTAGCCATAGGCTTTTGGCCAATCTCTTTGGGAAATTATTGACTCAAATAATAGTCAAACTACGTGTGACATTAATTGCACAAATAGAAAAGACGAAGTAAAAGAGACTTGGCTAGCTTATTACCCTAGCtctcaagaaaaacaaacaacattatgGCAAACTAAGTAATTAACCCCTTGACCAAGGGcaatatcaaataaaagttCCTATAAATAAACCACACCTCAATCTATGTTTTTTCAGTCAGTTGATTTCCATTCCAAAAAAGAAGCCCccaagagaaaaaattaaacatgacTTCTcctcctttcttcttcctcaaagctcccttcctcttcttccataGATTTTTCTCCAAGAAATTCCGACGAGCTATGGCCGCAGTTCACCGTAAACACCAAAAACAACCATCTCCGACGAAACTCCCCGTCAACGGCGACGGCAAGGTTATGATCTTTAACGTGGAAGAAGGTCTATTAAAACCCTCGTCTCCATATTTCTTCTCATATTTCATGTTGGTGGCTTTTGAAGCAAGTGGACTACTCCGTGCGACAGCTTTATTGATGTTGTACCCTTTAATCCGACTTGTAGGCCAAGAATTGGGGTTGAAGATTATGGTGATGATATCATTTTTTGgggtgaaaaaagaaagctttagAGTTGGGTCATCAGTTTTGCCTAAGTTTTTTCTAAACGATGTTGGATTGGAGGCGTTCGAGGCTTtgagaaaagggaagaagagAATTGGATTTAGTAATGTTTTTCCACAAGTTATGATTGAGAGCTTTTTGAGAGATTATTTGGAGGTTGAGGAAGTGGTTGGGAGAGAATTGAAGGTTTTTTGTGGATATTTTGTGGGTTTGATGGATGAAAAAGTGAAGGTTTCGTcattgttaaatttgattaatcacgctcaagaagaagaagaagagagtgaTGCGTTTGATAAGAATGGCAATTTTATTGGGATTTGTGGCTCTCAAAAGGCTTATGATTTTCAGTTACTTTCTCCCATTTGCAATGTAAGTTCTCTTTTcttaaaccctaatttttactgtctttttgaaaattttatctcaTGCCCTTGGTTTGTTTTAGCCCTTCTTGATAactatttattctttttgttctttacttttgaaaatacaaataatatgaagtttttaaaaagttggtaATGTagcaagaaaataaattataggtGTAGCTATCGGTAAGAGTagtatttatatgtttaattttaagaaatatataactaattaaaataaaatagttatcaaattaagtttttaaactttaatttgcATTTGTCACATCTAAATAAATGGAAATCAATCATTAAGCTaatgaaactttttttaaacattgtGAAAACTATctctattttagaaaaaagttcaaaaactatttgaaatacatgtatattactattatgattttgggaataaagaaaaacatatacttgttttttttttctttttttgaaatacaTACATTAgttaatttgtattattttaaaaaaaatataaaatggacccaaattaaaatacattatcAACGTAGGTTCAAATAATCTGGAATTTTATATGGTACGTAGTATGggaaaatattgataattgggtatatattttaatatttttttgactttttaaaaagaaaattgaatcaagaaatctattgaaataattattatattgacAAATAAGTCTTTGAATTTAGGCTCATGTGTATATTatgttcaattatttttcagatTGAAACTTTTGAGTTATCCCTTTGAGAGACTTTTGTTAATACACAAAAAATTGGTGGCCGTCtaagcttctttttcttttcttcttatcacctaatttataatatgattACACATGTAGGGATGATAATGAGTTTATGTAGCTAAATAAAGTCAAGTAATTAAtggttttcttcctttaataaagttaatttaattaaattagattttcAATGCAAGAATTCAaacccaaagaaaagaaaaacttaatttcTAGTTTTAGAGTTTtcaatgaaataattatatattgagCTTTTAGAATAGATAAACAAGAGTTTAGctaattaaattacattaatgtacgtttagatttaaaaagtCTGTGtacttaaaatatatcaaataattaattttctttttattttaaatattcacattacatatcttttaaattaaagacctatattttctctctacctccttctatcttttttttaaaaaaataatttttcatcttttaaacATATTCTTAACATAAAaggacaaaatatttttaaaataaaatcaatttgaatatattatagatattaaataaaatgaatagagGTGTTAACAAAATCACTATCATGCATTAATgtgaatagttttttttctttttcttttctttttcactttttttgtaaataactttttaaatggttttcaattaagtaaattaatttaattatttacctAGCCTAAATTCATCAACTCATAAATTAACGTTTTAAAAAGCCAATATCTAATGATATTCCTACAAACTAATGTTTAATATTAACAATCAATCAATCAGTAAGTacttatatatacacataaaaaatgatgaagagatatattaaaatatttaaaacattccTTTTTATATTCTGACTGtttaataaattgatatattacaAGATatatgacaaaagaaaaaaaaaaaaaaatcaaatcctCCAGTACCTCCTATCTTGTCTTTAATAGTTTAGATATACATTAACATCTACAAGGTCTTATCACAACTAATAAACATGTATAGTggattaatataatatatattatttgtggTTTTTTCTGTTCTATACATTTTCAAGTTGGTTCTgatttttatggatttttattttattttttcttccaaaaaaaatagtggttctgatttaatttcttttttccaaaaaaatataaaacagaaaagaacACCATAAATAGCATTCACAATAactcaaaaaaggaaagaaaattattcattCCATTcagtaattattattagtgttatatatattaattagaattctgatttttttttttttgtgtggaAAATTTGAGTTAACAAAAGCTTAATTAATCTATGTATTATCCTGAACAACAAAAATCATTATTCTATACTTattaattctttcttcttcttcttctttattttaaattagggTAGTTGCTTGATGAAAAagtatcaatatatatatatagatgtttAGATATACATTTACATCACTAAGTCATATCATCATTAaatgaacatatataaaatgatttttcattcatttttatgttGTTAATGAACCCAAATaatcattaatatatatagaaaaaattactGATCGTCATTTAAtagctttttctttaaaattattctagATATACTGACTAATGGatgaataataatgtttaCAAACAGGAAATTTATACGGTGAGTGaagcagaaaagaaaaggtggaAGCAACTGCCTAAAGACAAATTTCCAAAGCCATTAGTGTTTCATGATGGAAGATTAGCCCTAAACCCAACTCCTTTTGACACTTTTACCCTTTTCATTTGGCTCCCTTTTGCCCCGGTTCTTGCTTTCATTAGAATATTTGCTTACATGTGTTTGCCTCGTACTTTATCATACCCCATCAGTGCTTTAAGTGGACTGACCGTCACTGTGTCAAACCCCATCACTAAAACCAAatccaataacaataataatcaagGCCTTCTATATGTTTGTAACCATAGAACACTCCTTGATCCTCTCTACATTTCAGGTGCATTAGAAATCAGCAAGCCTACAGCTGTGACCTATAGTCTAAGTCCAATCTCGGAATTCTTATCGCCAATTCGAACCGTTCGATTGACACGAAACCGTGACAAAGACGCAGCCCTAATGGCGCAGTTGCTCTCCAAGGGGGATGGAAACTTGATTGTTTGTCCTGAAGGAACCACATGCAGAGAGCCATATCTCCTTAGGTTTAGCCCTTTGTTCACTGAGATTAGTACAAAAATTGTGCCTGTTGCAAATGATACACATGTTACTATGTTTTATGGCACAACTGCAAGCGGGTTCAAGTGCTTTGatccattcttcttcttg
Coding sequences within:
- the LOC101218362 gene encoding probable glycerol-3-phosphate acyltransferase 3, producing MTSPPFFFLKAPFLFFHRFFSKKFRRAMAAVHRKHQKQPSPTKLPVNGDGKVMIFNVEEGLLKPSSPYFFSYFMLVAFEASGLLRATALLMLYPLIRLVGQELGLKIMVMISFFGVKKESFRVGSSVLPKFFLNDVGLEAFEALRKGKKRIGFSNVFPQVMIESFLRDYLEVEEVVGRELKVFCGYFVGLMDEKVKVSSLLNLINHAQEEEEESDAFDKNGNFIGICGSQKAYDFQLLSPICNEIYTVSEAEKKRWKQLPKDKFPKPLVFHDGRLALNPTPFDTFTLFIWLPFAPVLAFIRIFAYMCLPRTLSYPISALSGLTVTVSNPITKTKSNNNNNQGLLYVCNHRTLLDPLYISGALEISKPTAVTYSLSPISEFLSPIRTVRLTRNRDKDAALMAQLLSKGDGNLIVCPEGTTCREPYLLRFSPLFTEISTKIVPVANDTHVTMFYGTTASGFKCFDPFFFLMNPKPCYVIKRLDMVDGSLLFGSSKDDQNCPSRFDVANFVQNEIGKALRFECTKLTRRDKYLILAGNEGIVHSK